In Microtus ochrogaster isolate Prairie Vole_2 chromosome 4, MicOch1.0, whole genome shotgun sequence, one genomic interval encodes:
- the Pip5kl1 gene encoding phosphatidylinositol 4-phosphate 5-kinase-like protein 1: MATPSPGACETSSLEAANRAVSPGSHHGFFWRLRDKHNRVGLFEVNPGHELHRMTRMMQEGLWAATQVFMDNPPKGPLTQKDFSEVMTQVHEEGFEMGTLAGPAFARLRHFLGLNEEDYQATLGPGGPYLQFLSTSKSKASFFLSHDQRFFLKTQRQQEVQVLLAHLPRYVQHLRRYPHSLLARLLGVHSLRVARGKKKYFIIMQSIFYPVGRISERYDIKACEVSRWVEPVAEGSPFILVLKDLNFEGKTINLGPQRNWFLRQMELDTAFLRDLNVLDYSLLVAFQLLHEDEKDAYTVYSTMRSVHGAPNLRLTESQNRRLLLDVPNALHILDGPDQRYFLGLVDLTTVYGLRKRLEQLWKMMRYPGQSFSTVSPARYARRLCQWVETHTE, from the exons ATGGCCACTCCAAGCCCGGGGGCCTGCGAG ACCTCCTCCCTGGAGGCTGCAAACAGGGCAGTTTCCCCAGGGAGTCACCATGGCTTCTTTTGGCGTCTCCGAGACAAGCACAATCGAGTCGGCCTGTTTGAGGTCAATCCAGGGCACGAACTGCACAGAATGACACGCATGATGCAGGAAGGGCTGTGGGCTGCCACCCAGGTCTTCATGGACAACCCACCCAAG GGACCTCTCACCCAGAAGGATTTCTCTGAAGTCATGACCCAGGTTCACGAAGAG GGCTTCGAGATGGGCACCCTGGCCGGCCCAGCTTTTGCACGTTTGAGGCACTTTCTGGGCCTGAACGAAGAGGACTACCAGGCTACTCTGGGCCCCGGTGGCCCCTACCTTCAGTTTCTCAGCACCTCCAAGAGCAAAGCCAGCTTCTTCCTGTC CCACGACCAGCGCTTCTTCCTGAAGACCCAGAGGCAGCAGGAGGTGCAGGTGCTGCTCGCCCACCTGCCCCGCTACGTGCAGCACCTGCGGCGGTACCCACACTCGCTGCTGGCACGGTTGCTGG GAGTGCACAGTCTGAGGGTGGCTCGCGGAAAAAAG aagtaCTTCATCATCATGCAGAGCATCTTCTACCCTGTGGGCCGCATCTCTGAGAG GTATGACATCAAAGCTTGTGAGGTGAGCCGCTGGGTGGAGCCAGTTGCTGAGGGCAGCCCCTTTATCCTGGTGCTGAAGGACCTCAACTTTGAGGGGAAGACCATTAACCTGG GACCCCAGCGGAACTGGTTCCTCCGCCAGATGGAGCTGGACACCGCCTTCCTGCGGGACCTGAATGTGCTGGATTACAGTCTCCTGGTGGCCTTTCAGCTTCTCCATGAAGATGAAAAGGATGCTTACACCGTTTACAGTACAATGAG GTCCGTACATGGTGCACCAAATTTGAGGCTGACGGAGAGCCAGAACCGCCGGCTGCTGCTAGATGTCCCCAACGCCCTCCATATCTTGGATGGGCCAGACCAACGTTATTTTCTGGGCTTGGTGGATCTGACCACCGTCTATGGGCTTCGCAAACGGCTGGAGCAGTTGTGGAAGATGATGC
- the Dpm2 gene encoding dolichol phosphate-mannose biosynthesis regulatory protein, translating to MATGTDQVVGFGLVAVSLTIFTYYTTWVILLPFIDSQHVIHKYFLPRAYAVLIPLATGLLLLLFVGLFITYVMLKSQRGTKKAQ from the exons ATG GCCACCGGGACAGACCAAGTGGTGGGATTTGGCCTCGTCGCTGTTAGCCTGACCATCTTCACTTACTACACCACTTGGGTGATtcttttg CCATTCATCGACAGCCAGCATGTCATCCACAAGTACTTCCTGCCCCGTGCCTATGCTGTCCTCATCCCACTGGCCACAggcctcctgctgctcctgtttGTGG GATTGTTCATCACCTATGTGATGCTGAAGAGCCAGAGGGGGACCAAGAAGGCTCAGTGA